In Methanothermobacter sp., a genomic segment contains:
- a CDS encoding Mur ligase family protein gives MVLSLKLIADKIQGELKGPNRRFDGIFTTLGNASEGDIVIRHWIDDNGVRIGLEKDVCAIITTDPRRGALKYAKDSGIPIILVNRIELANAFALSWTIKKFAPDTRRIVVTGTNGKSTTTHMIYHILKSSGREAYTNTDSKSEFNTLIDPVVPAQIAKEAKKRELEYLVIEVSEVQGWLDRVMKDHAYLMTRAIDPEVVVITNVALDHIGLVNSIEEAYWEVSGAVRAMNKGIAVLNYEDERVRLMADLNKKVESFFYGTGSSLSYREDGIYIDDRLLLLKDHMPFRSSHFIQNTLAAIAACISLKLPIEDIKAGVSSYKPLDRRFSIIHEDPLIIDDFAHNPDGIKATIESAAAIDGRLWIVCAIRGSRGKEINIANARALAKTIKNIDYKLIVTDSCDVVDDLNIVKDHERQAFLRVLKEHGIKYTHQKKLEDALKEVLNKASKDDIILLIGAQGMDPASTLLKRILKKRVGVTNQC, from the coding sequence ATGGTGCTCTCCCTTAAGCTGATAGCAGATAAAATCCAAGGAGAACTTAAAGGCCCCAATAGGAGATTTGATGGTATCTTCACCACATTAGGCAATGCCAGTGAAGGCGACATTGTCATAAGACATTGGATCGATGATAACGGTGTAAGAATAGGCTTAGAAAAGGATGTTTGTGCTATCATAACAACAGATCCTCGTAGAGGGGCTCTTAAATATGCCAAGGATTCTGGGATTCCCATAATTTTAGTTAATAGGATAGAATTGGCCAATGCATTCGCTCTCAGTTGGACTATTAAAAAGTTCGCCCCAGATACGAGAAGGATTGTAGTCACGGGAACTAATGGTAAATCTACAACTACACATATGATATACCACATACTAAAAAGTTCAGGGAGGGAAGCTTATACTAATACTGATTCAAAATCGGAATTTAACACTCTCATAGACCCTGTTGTCCCAGCCCAGATAGCCAAAGAAGCCAAGAAGAGAGAACTCGAATATTTAGTAATAGAAGTTTCAGAGGTTCAAGGATGGCTTGATAGGGTAATGAAGGATCATGCATATCTTATGACACGTGCAATAGACCCTGAGGTTGTTGTGATCACGAATGTGGCCCTCGATCATATAGGATTGGTGAATTCTATAGAAGAAGCCTATTGGGAGGTTTCAGGGGCTGTGAGGGCTATGAATAAGGGTATAGCAGTTCTAAATTATGAGGATGAACGTGTGAGGTTAATGGCCGATTTGAATAAAAAAGTTGAAAGTTTTTTTTATGGTACCGGGTCATCATTGTCCTATAGAGAAGATGGTATTTATATTGATGATAGACTATTACTTTTAAAAGATCATATGCCCTTCAGGAGCAGCCATTTTATACAGAACACCCTCGCAGCTATAGCGGCGTGTATTTCACTTAAATTACCAATAGAGGATATAAAAGCTGGAGTATCATCATACAAGCCCTTAGATAGGAGGTTTTCGATTATACATGAGGATCCTCTTATCATTGATGATTTCGCCCATAACCCTGATGGGATAAAAGCAACAATAGAAAGTGCAGCTGCTATTGATGGGAGATTATGGATAGTATGCGCCATAAGAGGCTCCCGTGGAAAAGAGATTAACATTGCAAATGCAAGGGCCCTTGCAAAAACAATAAAAAATATAGACTATAAGCTCATAGTTACTGATAGTTGTGACGTGGTAGACGATCTCAACATAGTAAAAGATCATGAAAGACAAGCCTTCCTTAGAGTCCTCAAGGAACACGGGATAAAATACACACATCAAAAAAAACTTGAAGATGCACTTAAGGAAGTGTTAAATAAAGCTTCGAAGGATGATATAATATTACTGATAGGCGCCCAGGGCATGGACCCAGCATCAACATTACTTAAAAGAATCTTGAAAAAAAGGGTGGGAGTGACAAATCAATGCTAA
- a CDS encoding DUF356 domain-containing protein — translation MALILLRADSRKKLLNALADLERHANLKIKGNPRLVDNKMADEIVSSILGGKVRRKSSVAVAVNVEEDDTTSILRTKEIHPPAHVIIVSKEYPENRLLRELIREAPIFKGYYSHKRKV, via the coding sequence ATGGCTTTAATACTCTTAAGGGCTGATAGTAGAAAAAAGTTGCTTAATGCATTAGCAGATCTTGAAAGGCACGCCAATTTGAAAATAAAAGGTAACCCACGCCTAGTAGATAATAAAATGGCGGATGAGATAGTATCATCAATCCTTGGGGGGAAAGTGAGAAGGAAGTCTTCTGTTGCTGTGGCAGTTAATGTTGAGGAGGATGACACAACCTCCATACTGAGGACAAAGGAGATACACCCACCAGCCCATGTGATAATTGTAAGCAAGGAATACCCTGAGAATAGACTTTTAAGGGAGCTTATAAGAGAAGCCCCCATATTTAAGGGATACTATTCCCACAAAAGAAAAGTTTAA
- a CDS encoding multiprotein bridging factor aMBF1 has protein sequence MRCEICGRKIPGRPIRVKIEGSVMDVCIDCSKFGKVQRQPKKPKRILRKKITRPMEPVYEVLEDYNKIIRDARERRGWSREDLAKKMNEKVSVIHRIEAGRMEPDIKLAKKFEKTLNIRILEKFEEEEIPEARRGSFRGATIGDIARIKKR, from the coding sequence ATGAGATGTGAGATTTGCGGTAGGAAGATTCCAGGCAGGCCCATTAGGGTGAAAATTGAAGGTTCGGTAATGGATGTGTGCATTGATTGTTCAAAGTTTGGCAAGGTGCAAAGACAACCAAAAAAGCCCAAGAGGATTCTTAGAAAGAAGATCACCAGGCCCATGGAACCGGTATATGAGGTTCTTGAGGATTATAATAAGATTATAAGGGATGCAAGGGAGAGGAGAGGCTGGTCAAGGGAGGATCTTGCCAAGAAGATGAATGAGAAAGTGTCTGTGATTCATCGGATAGAAGCTGGTAGGATGGAACCAGATATAAAACTTGCGAAAAAGTTTGAGAAAACCCTTAATATTCGGATATTAGAAAAATTCGAGGAGGAAGAGATTCCAGAAGCTAGGAGAGGATCATTCAGGGGGGCTACCATCGGTGATATAGCTAGGATAAAGAAACGTTAA
- a CDS encoding proteasome-activating nucleotidase encodes MENNPLYLFKKIEELKKEIRTLKEENAKIKRKLTWKIKKLEKDKLLIENEKLRLDREVKSLRGEIERFRTPPLVIATVTEVLDDHRVAVKSSTGPHFVITYSKFIDKKLLEPGARVALNQQTFSIVDVLPSEKDPIVTGMEVEERPDVTYEQIGGLAEQIREVRETVELPLSKPELFEKIGIEPPKGVLLYGPPGTGKTLLAKAVAHETHATFIKIVASEFVRKYIGEGARIVRGVFELAKEKSPSIIFIDEIDAVAAKRLKSSTSGDREVQRTLMQLLAELDGFESRGDVGIVAATNRPDILDPALLRPGRFDRFIEVPLPNEEGRKEILKIHTANMSLADDVDINLIARMTDGASGADLKAICTEAGMFAIREEREEVTMNDFLNAVDKITGIEKEEDFRREAGVMFG; translated from the coding sequence ATGGAAAATAATCCACTCTACCTTTTTAAAAAAATTGAAGAATTAAAAAAGGAGATAAGAACCCTTAAAGAGGAAAATGCCAAGATAAAGAGAAAGTTAACATGGAAGATTAAAAAACTCGAAAAGGATAAACTCCTAATCGAAAATGAAAAACTAAGATTAGACAGGGAGGTTAAATCTCTCAGAGGAGAGATAGAAAGGTTCAGAACACCACCACTAGTTATAGCCACGGTCACCGAGGTTCTAGACGATCACAGAGTGGCCGTGAAGAGTAGTACTGGCCCCCATTTCGTTATAACCTACTCAAAGTTCATAGACAAAAAATTATTAGAACCAGGGGCAAGAGTAGCCCTAAACCAGCAAACATTCAGCATAGTTGATGTGTTACCATCCGAGAAAGACCCAATAGTCACAGGCATGGAAGTTGAAGAAAGACCAGACGTAACATACGAACAGATAGGAGGCCTAGCAGAACAAATAAGAGAAGTCAGAGAAACAGTAGAATTACCATTGAGCAAACCAGAACTCTTCGAAAAGATAGGTATTGAACCACCAAAGGGTGTTCTACTCTACGGTCCCCCAGGAACTGGTAAAACCCTACTTGCAAAGGCTGTTGCCCATGAAACACATGCAACATTCATAAAGATAGTTGCATCAGAATTCGTCCGAAAATACATCGGCGAAGGTGCAAGGATAGTCAGGGGAGTATTCGAATTAGCCAAGGAGAAATCCCCAAGTATAATATTCATCGACGAAATCGATGCTGTCGCAGCGAAAAGACTTAAAAGTTCAACAAGTGGGGACAGGGAAGTTCAAAGAACCTTAATGCAACTATTAGCAGAACTCGATGGTTTCGAATCAAGAGGTGATGTGGGTATAGTCGCTGCAACAAACAGGCCAGACATCCTAGACCCCGCCTTGCTAAGGCCTGGAAGATTCGACAGGTTCATAGAGGTGCCATTACCAAACGAGGAAGGACGCAAGGAAATCCTCAAGATTCATACTGCTAACATGTCATTAGCAGATGATGTTGACATAAACCTCATCGCAAGGATGACAGATGGAGCTTCAGGCGCCGATTTAAAGGCAATATGCACAGAAGCTGGTATGTTCGCAATCAGGGAAGAAAGAGAAGAAGTTACAATGAACGACTTCTTAAATGCCGTGGATAAGATAACTGGAATCGAAAAAGAGGAAGACTTCAGAAGAGAAGCCGGGGTAATGTTCGGCTAA
- a CDS encoding UPF0280 family protein: MKENIRIKETRIKLITDIEDHGLPGFILKERFLLEDYIRRRPYFLTSLEPLSIDEGPLIVKMMLKAGLIGGVGPMAAVAGTISELSLYYLMDKGSRYSIIDNGGDIAIINDRKVNIGLYAGDSPLSGEIGFQLRANRKPRGVCTSSGTIGHSISFGRADAVTVFAPKASVADALATSIANAANGNKDYEAVENALEKAEDFRDYFQGVLVVVGENAGMIGRIPKLVKTDKKVTIGELWDV; encoded by the coding sequence ATGAAGGAGAATATAAGGATTAAGGAGACAAGGATAAAATTAATCACTGACATAGAGGATCATGGCCTCCCGGGTTTCATATTAAAGGAGAGGTTTCTCCTTGAAGATTATATAAGGCGTAGACCTTATTTTCTCACATCCCTTGAACCATTATCTATTGATGAAGGACCCCTTATAGTTAAGATGATGTTGAAAGCAGGCCTAATTGGGGGTGTGGGTCCTATGGCTGCGGTTGCAGGGACCATCTCTGAATTATCACTTTACTATCTTATGGATAAAGGTTCGAGGTATAGTATAATCGATAATGGCGGGGATATAGCCATTATAAATGATAGGAAGGTTAACATTGGATTATATGCTGGTGATTCGCCCCTTTCTGGGGAAATAGGATTTCAGTTGAGGGCTAATCGAAAACCCAGGGGCGTTTGCACATCCTCAGGTACCATCGGACATTCTATAAGTTTTGGCCGGGCTGATGCAGTGACGGTATTCGCTCCTAAGGCTAGTGTAGCTGATGCGCTTGCAACGTCAATCGCCAACGCAGCTAATGGCAATAAGGACTATGAGGCTGTGGAAAATGCTTTGGAGAAAGCTGAAGATTTCAGGGATTATTTCCAGGGGGTTCTAGTGGTTGTCGGGGAAAATGCTGGTATGATAGGGAGAATACCAAAGTTGGTGAAAACGGATAAGAAAGTGACAATAGGAGAGTTATGGGATGTTTAG
- a CDS encoding PH domain-containing protein — protein sequence MKPGEKIIYSTHPRLFLYSSSIILNLIVVVILFYILPFAMEATARLEYSIASAVRLPLVQIVTWIFLIIILALIIKSIIDLISWRFTKYILTDQRVIIEKGLIHKEMSYIYYDKIVDVVFSQSLLERLVSAGDIQIFGGHEHTPIILKNVPNPGRIDKLINQLISGDYEISKVARDDKPPGEGSVIKRHSNKFKRLR from the coding sequence ATGAAACCTGGTGAAAAGATAATTTATAGTACTCACCCTCGCCTATTCCTTTATTCAAGTTCCATAATCTTAAACCTTATAGTAGTTGTGATATTATTCTATATTCTGCCATTTGCCATGGAGGCCACTGCAAGACTTGAATATTCTATAGCATCTGCTGTTAGGTTGCCACTTGTCCAAATAGTAACATGGATATTCCTAATCATTATATTAGCACTGATCATAAAGTCGATAATAGATCTCATATCCTGGAGGTTTACAAAGTACATTTTAACTGACCAGCGAGTAATCATAGAAAAGGGCCTAATACACAAGGAAATGTCCTACATATACTATGATAAGATAGTGGATGTAGTATTCTCCCAGAGTCTATTAGAACGTTTAGTATCCGCTGGGGATATTCAAATATTCGGAGGCCATGAACACACTCCTATAATTTTGAAAAATGTTCCTAACCCAGGGAGGATAGATAAGTTAATAAACCAGTTAATTTCAGGAGATTATGAAATATCCAAGGTTGCGAGAGATGATAAGCCTCCAGGTGAGGGGTCAGTGATCAAAAGGCATTCAAATAAATTCAAAAGATTAAGATAA
- a CDS encoding geranylgeranyl reductase family protein has product MWDYDVLVLGAGPIGSTLARLLAEKDLKVGLVDKKKIIGLPLQCAGLVSWKIKKVNILPDEFIINKIKGAIIHSPSNHILKISKDDVEAYVIDRISYDQYLAEEAVSSGVELLTNSKVTEVDYNQGKVTINGRDILSAPIIADAMGFKPGQKGFRAKQYLIEFQDTIMDPEFLDLKIDADISPGFLWRIPLSETRARIGFFSESGKPWDFLVKFIKSFSHHFNILERYSGNIPAPDPNKRLYKGRCILIGDSAAQVKPTTGGGLLLGFKAAEIAAETIEEAINHEDHNILRKYHERYHKIYDKEIRNQLRIQKTFKLLENDEIDNIILKIKEKNLKDIIIEYGDMDYQTPLIQEFLKRGLLTSLIPSFIWKKVTRIWK; this is encoded by the coding sequence ATGTGGGATTATGATGTCCTCGTGCTAGGAGCCGGTCCAATCGGATCCACCCTCGCAAGACTTTTAGCAGAAAAGGACCTTAAAGTCGGATTGGTTGATAAGAAGAAGATAATAGGCTTACCACTTCAATGTGCAGGTTTAGTGTCTTGGAAGATAAAAAAAGTTAACATACTACCAGATGAGTTTATAATAAACAAGATAAAAGGCGCCATTATACATTCACCATCAAATCATATTCTGAAAATCTCCAAGGATGATGTGGAAGCATATGTAATTGACAGAATATCCTATGACCAGTACCTAGCAGAAGAAGCTGTCTCCAGTGGGGTTGAACTTTTAACAAACAGTAAAGTGACAGAAGTCGACTATAATCAAGGCAAAGTAACAATAAACGGGCGTGATATCCTTTCGGCTCCCATAATCGCCGATGCAATGGGATTCAAACCCGGCCAGAAAGGATTCCGTGCAAAACAATACCTCATAGAATTCCAAGATACTATAATGGATCCAGAATTCCTCGATTTGAAGATTGACGCAGATATTAGTCCAGGTTTCCTCTGGAGGATACCCCTATCAGAGACAAGGGCGAGAATAGGCTTCTTTTCAGAATCTGGAAAACCTTGGGATTTCCTAGTTAAGTTCATAAAAAGTTTTTCACACCACTTCAATATACTTGAAAGATACTCTGGTAACATACCAGCACCAGACCCCAATAAAAGATTATACAAGGGTAGATGCATCCTTATAGGGGATTCAGCAGCCCAAGTAAAACCAACCACTGGTGGGGGCTTACTATTAGGCTTCAAAGCGGCTGAAATAGCAGCTGAGACCATAGAAGAGGCCATAAACCATGAAGATCATAATATACTCAGAAAATACCATGAGAGATACCATAAAATTTATGACAAAGAAATCAGAAATCAGCTCAGAATACAGAAAACCTTCAAACTCTTAGAAAACGATGAAATAGACAATATAATCCTAAAAATAAAAGAAAAAAACCTCAAGGACATCATAATAGAATATGGTGACATGGACTATCAAACACCGTTAATACAAGAATTCCTAAAAAGAGGCCTCCTCACCTCACTGATACCCTCCTTCATCTGGAAGAAGGTGACAAGAATATGGAAATAG
- a CDS encoding TIGR01177 family methyltransferase has protein sequence MEIAMILSGEHKTLPPSEVKSLLEAENTKYKIKYHRDKLMILEIQADKIPNLSRLAYTHEISQVISKTTLTKFENTIRSIQWEKLIEDNFAVRAKKIEKAPIDSPIIEKKTGTIIKKGFPHLQVNLENPKTLIRLIIEKDKIFITKRLYKIDKKHFNIAKPHKRPFFYPGSMSPKLARCMVNLSGVRKGERLLDPFCGTGGILIEAGIVGAKVIGADIDPKMIKGTEKNLKYYGIRDYELIMADARSLKLEKPVKAIVTDPPYGISASTRGEKQERLYKEFLKTAKYNLQEDGRICIATPHYLQLENITDEFKIKEKHAVRMHKSLTRIIYTLEKDSGGSYHCK, from the coding sequence ATGGAAATAGCCATGATACTATCAGGAGAACACAAAACACTACCTCCAAGTGAAGTCAAGAGCTTACTAGAAGCAGAAAATACAAAATACAAGATAAAATATCACAGAGACAAATTAATGATCCTCGAAATCCAAGCAGATAAAATCCCCAACCTATCTAGGCTAGCCTATACCCATGAAATATCCCAAGTCATATCTAAGACCACACTCACCAAATTTGAGAACACGATAAGATCCATACAATGGGAGAAACTGATAGAGGACAACTTCGCAGTCAGAGCAAAGAAAATAGAAAAGGCACCCATAGATTCACCAATAATAGAAAAAAAGACAGGCACAATTATAAAAAAGGGCTTCCCACACCTACAAGTAAACCTAGAAAACCCAAAAACACTAATCCGCCTGATCATAGAAAAGGATAAAATATTTATCACAAAAAGACTCTATAAAATCGACAAGAAACACTTCAACATTGCAAAGCCCCATAAAAGACCATTCTTTTATCCTGGCTCCATGAGCCCAAAACTTGCCAGGTGCATGGTCAACCTTTCAGGTGTCCGAAAAGGGGAAAGACTACTTGACCCCTTCTGCGGGACAGGGGGCATACTCATAGAAGCAGGCATAGTAGGTGCAAAGGTTATAGGTGCCGATATAGACCCCAAAATGATTAAAGGGACTGAAAAAAACCTCAAATATTATGGTATAAGAGACTATGAGCTTATAATGGCCGATGCCAGAAGTCTTAAACTTGAAAAACCAGTGAAGGCCATTGTAACAGACCCACCCTATGGAATATCCGCATCCACCCGTGGAGAAAAACAAGAAAGACTTTATAAGGAATTCCTCAAAACAGCAAAATACAACCTACAAGAAGATGGTAGAATATGCATAGCAACACCACATTACCTCCAACTAGAAAATATAACAGATGAATTCAAAATAAAAGAAAAACATGCTGTAAGAATGCATAAAAGCCTCACTAGGATAATATATACACTAGAAAAAGATTCTGGGGGTTCATATCATTGCAAGTGA
- a CDS encoding 2-isopropylmalate synthase — protein MQVKILDTTLRDGEQTPGVSLTPEEKLRIALRLDDLGVDIIEAGSAITSEGERKAIKKIVKEGLNAEICSFARAVKLDIDKALECDVDSIHLVVPTSKLHIKNKLQKPPSQVKENAIESVEYAKDHGLIVEFSAEDATRSNMQFLKEILEESISAGADRICACDTVGILTPERAYEFYGELSKLKAPLSVHCHNDFGLAVANSLMGLKAGASEVHATINGIGERAGNAALEEIVVALYSLYDVKTNINTKMLYETSKMVARLTGVYIQPNKAIVGENAFAHESGIHVDGILKKAETYEPITPELVGRKRRFVMGKHIGTSALKEKLEEFDFKVDEKQFKQIFKRVKSLGDMGKCVTDVDLQAIAEDVLGIVEDKMVNLEELTVVSGNKVTPTASVKLRINEKEILEAGIGVGPVDAAIVAIKKSLEDFADIKLEEYHVDAITGGTDALIDVIIKLRYKDKIISARSTQPDIIMASVEAFISGVNRLLANEKKET, from the coding sequence TTGCAAGTGAAAATATTAGATACAACACTCAGAGACGGTGAACAGACACCAGGAGTTTCATTAACACCAGAAGAGAAACTTAGAATAGCATTAAGATTAGACGATCTCGGTGTTGACATAATCGAAGCAGGATCAGCCATAACATCCGAAGGCGAAAGGAAAGCCATTAAAAAGATCGTAAAAGAAGGATTAAACGCTGAGATATGTAGCTTTGCACGTGCCGTAAAATTGGATATTGATAAGGCACTAGAATGTGATGTTGACAGCATACACCTAGTAGTCCCAACATCCAAATTACACATTAAAAATAAACTCCAAAAACCCCCAAGCCAAGTAAAAGAAAACGCAATAGAATCTGTAGAATATGCTAAAGATCATGGATTAATTGTAGAATTCTCAGCTGAGGACGCCACGAGAAGTAACATGCAATTCCTAAAAGAAATATTAGAAGAGAGTATAAGTGCAGGGGCTGATAGAATCTGTGCATGCGACACTGTAGGAATCCTAACACCCGAAAGAGCCTACGAATTCTATGGCGAACTTTCAAAACTCAAAGCACCATTAAGCGTGCACTGTCACAACGATTTCGGACTTGCAGTCGCAAATTCACTTATGGGCCTAAAGGCTGGTGCAAGTGAAGTGCACGCAACCATAAATGGTATAGGTGAAAGAGCAGGTAACGCAGCCCTCGAAGAAATTGTAGTAGCCCTCTATTCACTTTATGACGTTAAAACCAACATTAATACAAAAATGTTATATGAAACCTCCAAGATGGTTGCCAGACTCACAGGAGTATACATCCAACCTAACAAGGCTATTGTCGGCGAAAATGCATTCGCCCACGAATCAGGCATACACGTCGATGGCATCCTCAAAAAAGCCGAAACATATGAACCCATAACACCCGAACTTGTGGGTCGTAAGAGAAGATTTGTAATGGGCAAACATATTGGAACCAGTGCATTAAAAGAAAAGTTAGAAGAATTCGATTTTAAAGTTGATGAAAAGCAGTTCAAACAAATATTTAAGAGAGTTAAAAGCCTAGGTGACATGGGGAAATGTGTAACAGATGTGGACCTCCAGGCAATAGCAGAAGACGTGCTAGGCATAGTTGAAGATAAAATGGTGAACCTTGAAGAGCTTACAGTAGTATCAGGTAACAAAGTGACGCCAACAGCATCAGTAAAACTAAGGATAAATGAAAAAGAGATCCTAGAGGCTGGTATAGGTGTGGGACCTGTTGACGCTGCCATAGTGGCCATAAAGAAGAGTTTAGAGGACTTCGCGGATATAAAATTGGAGGAATACCACGTAGATGCTATAACAGGGGGTACCGACGCTCTAATCGACGTGATAATAAAGCTCAGATACAAGGACAAGATAATAAGTGCAAGAAGCACACAACCAGATATTATAATGGCCAGTGTAGAAGCATTCATAAGTGGAGTTAACCGATTACTAGCAAACGAAAAAAAGGAGACATGA
- the cgi121 gene encoding KEOPS complex subunit Cgi121: MKIKILGFKGEIRDINETLTILEDDGIIQLMDARAVAGKEHVLHATAHAIKAFKRGENIANDIGLEICLRTAATRQINKALEMVGLKEGPMEICAVLIDSDKLDILSKMFKRDDSVLEPDKEYLKKLYNLTENEIELVGVTGALMERTTLLILES; the protein is encoded by the coding sequence ATGAAAATAAAAATCCTAGGATTTAAGGGCGAAATAAGGGATATAAATGAAACCCTAACTATTTTAGAAGACGATGGTATCATACAATTAATGGATGCCAGGGCAGTAGCTGGTAAAGAGCATGTTTTACACGCCACAGCACATGCAATCAAGGCATTTAAGAGGGGAGAGAACATAGCAAATGACATAGGCTTGGAAATATGCTTAAGGACGGCAGCCACAAGACAAATAAACAAAGCCCTCGAAATGGTGGGCCTCAAAGAGGGGCCAATGGAAATATGCGCAGTCCTCATAGATTCTGATAAGTTAGATATATTATCAAAGATGTTCAAGCGAGACGACAGCGTCCTCGAACCAGATAAAGAGTACCTTAAAAAACTTTATAATCTTACAGAGAATGAAATAGAACTTGTAGGTGTTACA